A genomic stretch from Desulfolutivibrio sulfodismutans DSM 3696 includes:
- a CDS encoding KpsF/GutQ family sugar-phosphate isomerase, protein MQQHDTFLRTIRVEATAVMSLLDHDFTGLSKVIERIINSNAKLFVTGVGKSGIIGKKIAATLSSTGTPSVFLHASEACHGDVGVIRAPDMVLAVSKSGETDEILRLIPFLKHNNIYLMAMTANRKSTLARCADYHLDAHVSEEACPLMLAPTSSSTAALVLGDALAMTLMHARRFNAEDFAVCHPAGHLGRLLLTTVDMVMKTDMLPFAREQTPLQELPLIMSEGRCGLAIIMDAADRVTGIVTDGDLRRTMMQKDLAALHMACARDVMTKNPKIVPGDMLLADAKKIMLKGKITSLLVEQQGRIAGIVQLYDI, encoded by the coding sequence ATGCAACAGCACGACACGTTTCTGCGCACCATCCGGGTGGAGGCCACGGCGGTCATGTCCCTCTTGGACCATGACTTCACGGGGCTCTCCAAGGTCATCGAGCGGATCATCAACAGCAACGCCAAGCTGTTCGTCACCGGCGTGGGCAAATCCGGCATCATCGGGAAAAAAATTGCCGCCACCCTGTCCAGCACCGGGACGCCGAGCGTCTTTTTGCATGCCAGCGAGGCCTGCCACGGCGACGTGGGGGTCATCCGGGCCCCGGATATGGTGCTGGCCGTGTCCAAATCCGGCGAAACGGACGAGATCCTGCGGCTTATCCCCTTTTTAAAGCACAACAACATCTATCTCATGGCCATGACCGCCAACCGCAAGTCCACCCTGGCCCGGTGCGCCGACTATCATCTCGACGCCCACGTTTCGGAAGAGGCCTGCCCCTTGATGCTCGCCCCCACCTCGTCCTCCACGGCGGCCCTGGTTCTGGGCGACGCCTTGGCCATGACGCTTATGCACGCCCGGCGGTTCAACGCCGAGGATTTTGCCGTCTGCCATCCCGCCGGGCATCTGGGGCGTCTTTTGCTGACCACGGTGGACATGGTCATGAAGACCGACATGCTGCCCTTTGCCCGGGAACAAACGCCGCTTCAGGAGCTCCCCCTGATCATGAGCGAGGGGCGGTGCGGCCTGGCCATCATCATGGACGCCGCCGATCGGGTCACGGGCATCGTCACCGACGGCGACCTCCGCCGGACCATGATGCAAAAAGACCTCGCCGCCCTGCACATGGCCTGCGCCAGGGATGTCATGACCAAAAACCCCAAGATCGTGCCGGGCGACATGCTGTTGGCCGACGCCAAAAAAATCATGCTCAAGGGGAAGATCACCTCGCTGCTCGTGGAGCAGCAGGGGCGCATTGCGGGGATCGTGCAACTCTACGACATCTAG
- the kdsB gene encoding 3-deoxy-manno-octulosonate cytidylyltransferase translates to MNASRTAIVIPSRYASTRLPGKPLADICGKPMIVRVLERARAARGVDRVVVATDDGRIARAVTDAGGEAVMTGSHHASGTERIIEAMASIPADVFINLQGDEPLADPAHLELLARTMADDPGISVATLCCPMPGQEAASPHAVKVVFSDQGQALYFSRSPIPHAFEADADVVYYRHIGIYAYTRSALERFRSLPVSMLERVERLEQLRFLSGGIPIRVLTVSGARPGVDTPDCLEKVRGILHREGER, encoded by the coding sequence ATGAACGCCAGCCGGACGGCCATCGTCATTCCCTCGCGCTACGCCTCCACGCGGCTGCCGGGCAAACCCCTGGCGGACATCTGCGGCAAGCCCATGATCGTGCGCGTCCTGGAGCGGGCCCGGGCGGCGCGCGGGGTGGACCGGGTCGTGGTGGCCACGGACGACGGCCGCATCGCCCGCGCCGTCACCGACGCAGGAGGTGAGGCGGTCATGACCGGCAGCCATCACGCCTCGGGGACGGAGCGGATCATCGAGGCCATGGCCTCCATCCCGGCCGACGTCTTCATCAACCTCCAGGGGGACGAACCCCTGGCCGATCCCGCCCATCTGGAGCTGCTGGCCCGGACCATGGCCGACGATCCCGGCATTTCCGTGGCCACCCTGTGCTGCCCCATGCCCGGACAGGAGGCCGCCAGCCCCCACGCCGTCAAGGTGGTGTTCTCGGATCAGGGGCAGGCCTTGTATTTCAGCCGGTCCCCCATTCCCCACGCCTTTGAGGCCGATGCGGACGTCGTGTATTACCGGCACATCGGCATCTATGCCTATACGCGAAGCGCCCTGGAGCGGTTTCGCAGCCTGCCTGTGAGCATGCTGGAGCGGGTGGAGCGGCTTGAGCAGTTGCGGTTTCTGTCCGGGGGCATCCCCATCCGGGTGTTGACGGTCTCCGGGGCCCGGCCGGGGGTGGATACCCCTGACTGCCTGGAGAAGGTACGAGGCATCCTGCACCGCGAAGGGGAAAGGTAG
- the kdsA gene encoding 3-deoxy-8-phosphooctulonate synthase, producing the protein MMNFSSFFCIAGPCVMESTDFVYESACALQEIFSQTATPWIFKSSFDKANRSSVAGFRGLSMDRGLEVLDAIRRRLGVPVVTDVHETWQVRPVAEVVDVLQTPALLCRQTDLIMAAAATGKPVNYKKGQFLAPWDMGNVIAKARHASRAAGHGEGNFLVCERGTMFGYNNLVVDMRGFSLMAQATGCPVVFDATHSVQLPGALGHASGGQPDLAPALARAAMATGHVRGVFFETHPEPAKALCDAHVMLPFAEVAPLVAQLRAIAECLRP; encoded by the coding sequence ATGATGAATTTTTCTTCCTTTTTCTGCATCGCAGGGCCGTGCGTCATGGAAAGCACGGACTTTGTGTACGAAAGCGCCTGCGCGTTGCAGGAAATATTTTCCCAGACAGCCACCCCCTGGATTTTCAAGTCCTCCTTCGACAAGGCCAACAGAAGTTCCGTGGCCGGTTTTCGCGGCCTGTCCATGGATCGGGGGCTGGAGGTTCTCGACGCCATACGGCGCAGGCTGGGCGTTCCGGTTGTGACCGACGTGCATGAGACCTGGCAGGTGCGGCCCGTGGCCGAGGTCGTGGACGTCCTGCAGACTCCGGCCCTTTTGTGCCGCCAGACGGATCTGATCATGGCCGCCGCCGCGACCGGAAAGCCCGTGAATTATAAAAAGGGCCAGTTTCTGGCCCCTTGGGACATGGGCAACGTCATCGCCAAGGCCAGGCATGCCTCCCGGGCCGCCGGGCACGGGGAGGGAAATTTTCTGGTCTGCGAGCGCGGCACGATGTTCGGCTACAACAATCTGGTCGTGGACATGCGCGGGTTTTCGCTCATGGCCCAGGCCACGGGCTGCCCCGTGGTTTTCGACGCCACCCACTCGGTGCAGCTCCCCGGGGCCCTGGGCCACGCCAGCGGCGGCCAGCCGGACCTGGCCCCGGCCCTGGCCCGGGCGGCCATGGCCACAGGGCATGTCCGCGGCGTTTTTTTCGAGACCCATCCCGAGCCCGCCAAGGCCCTGTGCGACGCCCATGTCATGCTCCCCTTCGCCGAGGTGGCCCCCCTGGTCGCCCAACTGCGCGCCATCGCCGAGTGCCTGCGCCCATGA
- a CDS encoding mechanosensitive ion channel family protein gives MARTRTTFLVSLFLALFLIPAHSAQAAAIPSLAGKAPRKDAVAPPPPAPDAPPEARLAALTDAQARTLLLEKLTAEAAASRVAETPPGQEPVALFVLFHGLESGLREFLTRAAGLFDAARVELSDSGGLVSRLTDGRGAGHLAMVLVQLGLVLTACLWVARWSQRLVGPWLRGDRRGPGPGRFWRLWAFLLHACLRGLAAAVFYLVGFVLVLAVFPPHGPEHDMAVIVIVAVTYFLLIRAFAFCLLSPDNASLRPTPMADAHARTLYAWLMAIAYGGLVCAVGSAILEQAALAPALARVVHACAGALTGGLLAAMILANRRRVAQAISGNVPDAAPGAWRTALARYWHLPALAYALLLGLYWTAQDMVSEIPILRLILSLFLIPACIGIDLWVRRILVMAAGEDQQIIPISSGNASAAIPPDGPAEASGGMAAEASGEPGKKTLSQYIPLIKKTVRAALIVFPAFVMLRLWGVEVPLGWLLARNVASILLVVVAGLVMWEIIRIRIDRKLREEMSLGGEELEEGGGAGGSRSATLLMLLRKFLLCVIVVMGTLVVLSSLGVDIAPLIAGAGVVGLAIGFGAQTLVKDIISGVFFLIDDAFRVGDYVEAGTAKGTVEQISLRSMKLRHPRGMVFTIPYGGLKIIQNFSRDYIVSKLDFRVKYDADIDKIRKIIKRINKEIMGNEELRPGMLSDIKSMGVRKMEDSAMILRIKFRTIPGHQFLVQKELYRRVQEAFRENNIDFAHRNVTVYFPPEMQAMVGGAATSEAARAAIAGAAAGAMAMEQEREQAAQAGKGSSAGE, from the coding sequence ATGGCACGAACACGCACGACCTTTCTTGTGTCCCTCTTTCTGGCCCTTTTCCTCATCCCGGCCCATTCGGCCCAGGCCGCCGCCATTCCCAGCCTCGCGGGGAAGGCCCCCAGGAAAGACGCCGTCGCGCCGCCCCCCCCGGCGCCTGACGCCCCCCCCGAGGCCCGGCTGGCCGCCCTGACCGACGCCCAGGCCCGGACGCTGCTGCTGGAAAAACTGACCGCCGAGGCCGCCGCCTCCCGCGTCGCCGAGACGCCGCCGGGACAGGAGCCGGTGGCCCTGTTCGTCCTGTTTCATGGGCTTGAATCCGGACTGCGGGAATTTCTCACCCGGGCGGCGGGGCTTTTCGATGCGGCCCGGGTGGAGTTGTCGGACAGCGGGGGCCTCGTAAGCCGTCTCACGGACGGCCGGGGCGCCGGGCATCTGGCCATGGTCCTGGTGCAACTGGGCCTTGTGCTCACGGCCTGCCTGTGGGTCGCCCGCTGGTCGCAACGGCTGGTCGGGCCGTGGCTTCGGGGCGACCGCCGGGGGCCTGGTCCAGGCCGGTTCTGGCGACTGTGGGCCTTTCTGTTGCACGCCTGTCTGCGCGGCCTGGCGGCGGCGGTGTTTTACCTCGTCGGCTTCGTCCTGGTCCTGGCCGTCTTTCCTCCCCACGGCCCGGAACACGACATGGCCGTCATCGTCATCGTGGCCGTGACCTATTTTCTTCTGATCCGGGCGTTCGCCTTCTGTCTTCTGTCGCCGGACAACGCCTCCCTGCGGCCCACGCCCATGGCCGACGCCCATGCCCGGACCCTGTATGCCTGGCTCATGGCCATCGCCTATGGCGGACTGGTCTGCGCCGTGGGGAGCGCCATCCTGGAGCAGGCAGCCCTGGCCCCGGCCCTGGCCCGTGTGGTTCATGCCTGCGCCGGGGCGCTCACGGGAGGGCTGCTGGCGGCCATGATCCTGGCCAACCGGCGCCGCGTGGCCCAGGCCATCTCCGGCAACGTCCCGGACGCCGCCCCGGGCGCGTGGCGGACGGCCCTGGCCCGGTACTGGCACCTCCCGGCCCTGGCCTATGCCCTGCTTTTGGGCCTGTACTGGACCGCCCAGGACATGGTGTCCGAGATCCCCATTTTGCGCCTGATCCTGAGCCTGTTCCTCATCCCGGCCTGTATCGGCATCGACCTCTGGGTTCGTCGCATTCTGGTCATGGCGGCGGGCGAGGACCAGCAGATCATCCCCATCTCCTCCGGGAACGCCTCGGCCGCCATTCCGCCGGACGGCCCGGCCGAGGCGTCCGGCGGAATGGCGGCCGAGGCGTCCGGTGAGCCGGGGAAAAAGACCCTGAGCCAATATATCCCCCTGATCAAAAAGACCGTACGCGCGGCGTTGATCGTGTTTCCGGCCTTCGTCATGCTCCGTCTGTGGGGCGTGGAGGTTCCCCTGGGCTGGCTGCTCGCCCGAAACGTGGCCAGCATCCTGCTGGTCGTCGTGGCCGGGCTGGTCATGTGGGAGATCATCCGCATCCGCATCGACCGCAAGCTTCGGGAGGAGATGTCGCTTGGCGGCGAGGAGCTTGAAGAGGGCGGCGGCGCGGGAGGGTCGCGCAGCGCCACGTTGCTCATGCTCCTGCGCAAGTTTCTCCTGTGCGTCATCGTGGTCATGGGAACCCTGGTGGTCCTGTCGTCGCTTGGGGTGGACATTGCGCCGCTCATCGCCGGGGCCGGGGTGGTCGGCCTGGCCATCGGCTTCGGGGCCCAGACCCTGGTCAAGGACATCATCTCCGGCGTCTTTTTCCTGATCGACGACGCCTTTCGGGTGGGGGATTACGTGGAGGCCGGAACGGCCAAGGGCACGGTGGAGCAGATTTCGCTTCGCTCCATGAAGCTGCGGCATCCGCGCGGCATGGTCTTCACCATCCCTTACGGCGGGCTCAAGATCATCCAGAACTTCAGCCGCGACTACATCGTGTCCAAGCTCGATTTCCGGGTCAAATACGACGCCGACATCGACAAGATCCGAAAGATCATCAAGCGCATCAACAAGGAGATCATGGGCAACGAGGAGCTACGGCCCGGGATGTTAAGCGACATCAAGTCCATGGGCGTGCGCAAGATGGAGGACTCGGCCATGATCCTTCGCATCAAGTTCCGGACCATCCCGGGGCATCAGTTTCTGGTGCAGAAGGAATTGTACCGTCGGGTGCAGGAGGCCTTTCGGGAGAACAACATCGACTTCGCCCACCGCAACGTCACGGTCTATTTTCCGCCCGAGATGCAGGCCATGGTGGGCGGCGCAGCCACGTCCGAGGCCGCGCGGGCAGCCATCGCCGGGGCCGCCGCCGGGGCCATGGCCATGGAGCAGGAACGGGAGCAGGCCGCCCAGGCGGGCAAGGGGTCGTCCGCCGGGGAGTGA
- a CDS encoding TRAP transporter large permease subunit has translation MEDVFLERRGSVATTVAIMPLIYCIIMFSRGCLMEDLLRQIMDALTSIAENKDMILLMTNVFMVSTGMLMDDARAVLRSTQILLPGVAQLGVGPVHFAALAGVKLGLGNVTPPTAPLLSLSGQISGAPRDQSMKTALYLILFAWLPTRAMTTFVPDLALWLPRLLLGSRV, from the coding sequence GTGGAAGACGTCTTTCTGGAACGCAGGGGTTCCGTGGCGACGACTGTCGCAATCATGCCGCTGATTTATTGCATCATTATGTTCAGCCGAGGATGCCTCATGGAGGATCTTCTCAGGCAGATCATGGATGCGCTCACCAGCATTGCTGAAAATAAAGACATGATCCTGCTCATGACAAACGTATTCATGGTCAGTACTGGGATGTTGATGGATGATGCCCGCGCCGTTTTACGGTCAACTCAAATTCTTCTGCCCGGTGTGGCGCAGCTTGGTGTCGGCCCCGTTCATTTCGCAGCCTTGGCCGGGGTCAAGCTCGGACTCGGCAACGTGACCCCTCCGACGGCGCCACTGCTGTCCCTCAGCGGTCAGATAAGTGGCGCGCCCAGAGACCAGTCCATGAAAACGGCATTGTATCTGATCCTGTTTGCCTGGCTTCCCACGCGTGCCATGACCACCTTTGTCCCGGACTTGGCCCTCTGGCTTCCCCGGTTGTTGCTGGGATCACGGGTTTAA
- a CDS encoding radical SAM protein has product MIVYEHGRWRSRLGRWRKRLFSILLPHLTPRRAVNLAACEMARMLRLSHVPARPCQLYVEVSSSCQLRCPGCLAYAPGWERRLMDMETFQAALDAFAPWLVNVELYGWGEPFLNRDIFRMIKVCKTKKLFTRTSTNGNAMQRGDAKRLVDSGLDQLNVSLDGATQETYARYRRGGSLATALAALADIVEAKHRAGAKHPFIEWQFIVSRHNYGEIDAVRRLAREIGVDILRLDLPFSLTHIDEADDPQAVERWLAEDPRYRLWAGAGSPGGHAFPGACGYLWTALQVNVHGRVNLCPNRLGSMHVLSDPVTPDGPSVNALWNMPFFLQARRHFERHPRLAPEGTHPCAACREFRQPWKETASGTRQRGTGVRSDG; this is encoded by the coding sequence ATGATCGTTTACGAGCACGGGCGTTGGCGCTCACGCCTTGGCCGGTGGCGCAAACGCCTTTTTTCGATACTTTTGCCGCATCTGACCCCGCGCCGGGCCGTGAATCTGGCCGCCTGCGAGATGGCCAGGATGCTGCGTCTGTCCCACGTCCCGGCCAGGCCCTGTCAACTCTATGTGGAGGTGTCCTCCTCCTGTCAGCTGAGATGCCCGGGATGCCTGGCCTATGCCCCGGGCTGGGAGCGCAGGCTCATGGACATGGAGACGTTCCAGGCGGCCCTTGACGCCTTCGCCCCCTGGCTGGTCAACGTGGAGCTCTACGGCTGGGGCGAGCCGTTCCTGAACCGAGATATTTTCCGGATGATCAAGGTCTGCAAGACGAAAAAGCTTTTCACGCGCACCTCCACCAACGGCAACGCCATGCAGCGAGGCGACGCAAAGCGCCTCGTGGACTCGGGACTCGACCAGTTAAACGTCAGTCTCGACGGTGCGACCCAGGAGACCTACGCCCGGTATCGCCGGGGCGGCTCCCTGGCCACGGCCCTGGCCGCCCTGGCGGACATTGTGGAGGCCAAACATCGGGCAGGGGCGAAACATCCCTTCATCGAATGGCAGTTTATCGTCTCCCGGCACAACTACGGCGAGATCGATGCGGTGCGCAGGCTGGCCCGGGAGATCGGCGTGGACATCCTGCGCCTGGATCTGCCGTTTTCCCTGACGCACATCGACGAGGCCGACGACCCGCAGGCCGTCGAACGCTGGCTGGCCGAGGATCCCCGCTACCGATTGTGGGCCGGGGCCGGGTCGCCGGGCGGCCACGCCTTCCCGGGGGCCTGCGGCTATCTGTGGACGGCCCTGCAGGTGAACGTCCACGGCAGGGTCAACCTGTGTCCCAACCGGCTGGGGAGTATGCATGTGCTCAGCGATCCCGTGACCCCGGACGGTCCCTCGGTCAACGCGCTGTGGAACATGCCGTTTTTTTTGCAGGCGCGTCGCCATTTCGAGCGTCATCCCCGGCTTGCGCCGGAGGGGACGCATCCCTGCGCCGCCTGTCGGGAGTTTCGCCAACCCTGGAAAGAGACGGCGTCCGGGACACGGCAGCGGGGCACGGGCGTCCGTTCCGATGGGTGA